One Streptomyces formicae genomic window, GCCCGCCGCGAGGGCGTCCTTGGTGTGCATGTCGAGGCAGAACGCGCAGTGGTTGAGCTGCGAGGCGCGGATCTTGATGAGCTCGAAGATCACCGGGTCGAGGCCCTTACGGGCGGCCGTGTCGAGCTTGATCATGGCCTTGAAGACCTCGGGGGCGTGCTTCGCCCAGTCCAGGCGGGGGCTGTGCTCGTGGACGTACTCCTTGGTGGCGCCCGTCGTGGTCCCGGTGGTGTTCTCGTTCGTCGTCATGGGATCGAGCCTACGGTCGGGGTAGCCCACGGGTATGGTCCATTTCCATGGGAGAAACATGGGCCACTTTGGGCGTCGACCTGCACCTGGAGACGGGCGGTGAGGCGTCGCGCGGCGGGGTGCGCAAGGGGCTGACCGACGCGCTGCGCGAGGCGGTGCGGGGCGGCCGCCTGGCTCCCGGCACGCGCCTGCCGTCGTCCCGCTCGCTCGCCGTCGACCTCGGCATCGCGCGCAACACCGTCGCCGACGCGTACGCCGACCTGGTCGCCGAGGGCTGGCTCACCGCGCGGCAGGGTTCGGGCACGCGGGTGGCCGAGCGGGTCGTCGCGCCGCCGGTGCGGGCGGCGACGCCGCGCAGGAAGGGCGGGGCGCCGACGTACGACCTCACGCCCGGCACCCCCGACCTGTCCGCGTTCCCGCGCACCGAGTGGCTCAAGGCGGCCCGCCGCGCGCTGGCGGCCGCCCCCAACGACGCGCTCGGGTACGGCGATCCGCGCGGCCGCGTCGAACTGCGCGAGGCGCTCGCCCGCTACCTCGCGCGGGCCCGTGGCGTGCGCGCCGACCCCGACCGCATCGTCGTCACGGCCGGTTTCGTGCACGGCCTCTCGATCCTGGGCAGGGTGCTGCGGCAGCGCGGCGTGCGGGAGGTGTCCGTGGAGTCGTACGGCCTGGACGTCCACTGGAACCTGCTGCATCGCGCGGGCCTGCGCACGGCGCCGCTCGACTTCGACGAACTGGGCACGTGCACGGCCGGGTTGGGGTCCGGCAGGTCTGGCGGGTCGGGCGCGGGCGCCTCGAAGGCGGTGCTCCTCACCCCCGCGCACCAGTTCCCGATGGGCGTGCCTCTGCGGCCCGAGCGGCGCGCGGCGGCCGTCGACTGGGCGCGGCGCGAGGGCGGACTGATCCTGGAGGACGACTACGACGGCGAGTTCCGCTACGACCGCCAGCCCGTCGGAGCCCTCCAGGGCCTGGACCCCGAACGCGTCGTCTACCTGGGCACGGCCAGCAAGTCGCTCGCCCCGGGACTGCGCCTCGGCTGGATGGTGCTGCCGTCCGCGCTGCGCGACGAGGTCCTCGGCGAGAAGGACGCGTCGGGCTGGTCGTGCGGCGCCCTGGACCAGCTGACGCTCGCGGAGTTCATCACCTCGGGCGCGTACGACCGTCAGGTGCGCGCCGCCCGCCTGCGCTACCGGCGCCGCCGCGACCACCTGGTGGCCGCGCTGGCCGAGCGCGCCCCCGAGACCCGCGCCACCGGCATCGCGGCCGGCCTGCACGCGGTCGTCGAACTCCCGCAGGGCACCGAGCAGTCCGTCGTCCAGGCCGCCAACTGGGAGCGCCTCGCGGTGCAGGGCCTGTCCCGCTTCCGGCATCCGCGCGCGGCGGTGCGGCAGGCGGACGCGCTGGTGGTGGGGTACGGGACACCGGCGGAGCACGCGTGGGCGGGGGCGCTGGAGGCGCTGTGCCGGGTGCTTCCGTGAAGGGCCGCCGGTTGCTTCCCCGGGCGCCAGCGGGCGTTCGAGCTCAGCTCCTCGGCGCGGGCCGGGTCAACTCCTCGGGTCCGTCGGCCTGTTCCGGCGCCTCGCCGAACCGCGCCAGCGCCAGCGCGCCCGCGACCGCCACCGCGAAGCCGAGGACCGCCAGCCAGGCGAGCCCTTCGCGGGTGCGGTCGCCGAGCCAGACCACGCCGACGAGCGCCGGGCCGACCGTCTCGCCGATCACCATTCCCGCGGTGGCCGTGGTCACCGAGCCGCGTTGCAGGGCCGAGGTGAGGAGCAGGAAGGCGGCGCCTCCGCCGAGCAGCAGGGCGTACGTCGCCGGGTTGGTGACGAGCGCGCCGGGGGAGATGTCGTCGATCAGGCGTACGGTCACCTCGACCACGCCGAAGCCGAAGCCCGCGCCCAGGCCGAGCGCGAGGGCCCGGCCCCGGTCGGGCAGTCGGCCCGCCACCGCGCCGAGGAGCAGGACGGCGAGCGCGACGCCCAGCATCACGTAGCGAAGCGTGGTCGAGCCGGTGCGTTCCCCCTCGTCCCCGGACGCCAGGCCCAGCATCGCGAGGCCCGCGCAGACGACGCCCACCGCGCCCCACTCGACGCCGCTGAGCCGTACGTGCAGGAGGCGCGCGGCGACCACCGCCGTGACGGCGAGGCTCGCGGCGAGGGCCGCGCCCACCGCGTAGATCGGGATGGAGCGCAGGGCGACGATCTGGAGCAGGAAGCCGAGTCCGTCGAGCGCGAGTCCGGCGAGGTAGCGCCACTGGCGCAGGGCGCGCAGGAGCAGCGCGGGGTCGACGCCGGACCCCGTGCCGGGCGCGGTGGCGCGGGCGGCGACCGCCTGGAGGACCGAGGCCGTGCCGAAGCAGACCGCTGAACCGAGAGCGCAAATCATCCCAAGAGACACGAAGTGACTGTAGAGGAAGGCGAGTCAAAGGAGACCCAAGGGATCCAACGGACCCAAGGGACACCGAGGGGAGGCGCCCGCCGGGGCGTGCCGGGTGTTACCTACGCTGATCGGCGATCAACGTACGAAGCAGGACGACGGGGGAGCGGAACATGGCACAGAAGCAACCACGGCGGCTGCGGTCCAGCACGGTCGTACTCGGCGGCATGGGCGTCCTCGCCGCCGCCCTGACCTCCTGCGGCTCGGACCCGGACCGGCGCTGCGTGGACCGGGACAGTTACGACGCGCTCCTCGGCTACAAGATCGTCAGCGACAAGGGCTGCAAGACGGGGACATCGGGACGCAAGACGGGCGCGGGCGCCTCGTACGGCACCGGCACCGGAAAGGGCACCGGCACCGCCAAGGGTTCCGGCCGCACCGATCCCACCTGGTACTACGACGCCGACGTCGACGGCCGCTATGCCGATCACGGCACCTTCAGCCGCAGCGAGGCCGTCGACCGCGACGGCTTCGGCTGCTCGGGCAGCGGCAGCGGCGGCGGCTGAGACGCCGAGACACGAGACGCGAGACGCGAGACGCCGAGACATGGAACGCCGCACCATCGACCCCCGCCCCGGCTGGCAGCAGACCGTCGAGGACCAGGGGCTCGTCTACCCGCTCACCCGCTACCCCGACGACTCGCTGCGCCCCTACTGGGACGAGAGCGCGTACTACGTCTTCTCCCTCCCCGAGGTCGAGGCGCTGGAGGAGGTCGTCGAGGAACTGCACGCGATGTGCCTCGCCGCGGCGGAGCACATCGTCGCGCACGACCGCTTCGGCGACCTCGGGATCACGGACCCGAGGGTGGTCGACGCCGTCGCCGAGGCATGGCGCCGCAAGGCCGAACTCCCTTCCCTGTACGGGCGGTTCGATCTCCGATACGACGGCACGGGCCCGGCCAAGATGCTGGAGTACAACGCCGACACCCCCACGTCCCTGGTCGAGGCGGCGAGCCCCCAGTGGTTCTGGATGGAGGAGCGCTTCCCCGGCGCCGACCAGTGGAACTCCCTCCACGAACGCCTGGTCGACGCCTGGAAGAAGCAGGCCCCGCTCCTTCCGCCCGGCGGCCCCCTGTACTTCGCGCACTCCGCCGCCGATGAACTCGGCGAGGACCTGATGACGGTCGCGTACCTGCGCGAGACCGCCGAACAGGCGGGCCTGGCCGCCGAATCCATCTCCATGGAGGACATCGGCTGGGACCGGCTCTCGGGCCGCTTCGTCGACAAGAAGCTGCGCTTCATGCGGAGTTGCTTCAAGCTCTACCCGTGGGAGTGGCTGACCGCGGACCGCTTCGCGCCGCACGTCCTGGAGACCCTCGACAACGGCGGCGGCACCGGCTCCACGCTGTGGATCGAGCCCGCCTGGAAGATGCTGCTCTCCAACAAGGCGCTGCTCGCCGTGTTGTGGGAGCTGTATCCGGGGCACCCGAACCTGCTGCCCGCGTATCTGGACGGGCCGCGCGAGCTGGCCACCACGCGGGGCTACGTGGCGAAGCCGCTGCTCGGCAGGGAGGGCGCGGGGGTGACCGTGCACGAACCGGGTGAACGGGGTGCCGCACTCCTGCCCCGTGAAGAGCCCTGCTGCTATCAGGAGTTGGCGCCCCTGCCGGACTTCGACGGCAACCGCGTCGTCCTCGGCGCGTGGGTCGTCGAGGACGAGGCGGCGGGACTCGGCATCAGGGAATCGGCGGGGCTGATCACGGACGAGTACGCCCGGTTCATCCCTCATGTGATCCTGTGACGGCGCCGATACGGACCAGCATCTTGCCGGTGTTCGCCCCGCGCAGCACCCCGAGGAACGCCTCGGGCGCCCGCTCGATGCCGTCGACGACGGTCTGCTCGGTGCGCAGTGCGCCGTCGGCGAGCAGCGGCGCCGCGCGGCCGATCCACTCAGGGAACAGATCGAGGTGGCTGGTGACGAGCATGCCGCGCAGCGTCGCCTCCTGCTTGGCGGCGTGGAAGAGGTTGTTCGGTCCCGGCACGGGCCCGGTCGCGTTGTAGGTGCTGATGGCGCCGACCAGCGCGATGCGGCCGCCGGGACGTATCGCGCCGATCGCGGCCTCCAGGTGGTCGCCGCCGACCGAGTCGAGGTAGACGTCCACGCCGTCGGGCGCGGCCTGGGCGAGCTGCTCGGGCAGGCCGCCCGCGCGGTAGTCGATGGCGGCGTCGTACCCGAAGGAGTCCAGGAGCTTCTTCGTCTTCGCGGGACCGCCCGCCGAGCCGATCACCCGGGAGGCGCCGAGCTCGCGGGCGATCTGCCCGGCGACACTGCCGACCGCGCCCGCCGCGGCCGAGATGAGGACGACGTCGCCCTCGCGCACCGGAGCGGTGCGGGTCAGCGCGGCGTACGCGGTCAGACCCGTCGTGCCGAGTGGGCCGAGGTAGGCGTCGGCCGGGGCGATCGAGGTGTCGACGACCGTCGCGGCGGCGGCGTCGACCACGGCGTACTCCCGCCAGCCCAGGAAGTGCGAGACGGTGGCGCCGACCGGCACGGCGGGGGCGTTGGACGCGACGACCTCGCCGAGCGCGCTGCCCTCCAGCGGCGCGCCCAACTGGAACGGCGGGATGTAGGACGGCACGTCGTCCATGCGGCCCCGCATGTACGGGTCGACCGACATCCAGGTGTTGCGTACGAGGATCTGCCCCTCGGCGAGCTCGCCGGGTACCTCGGTGGTGGCCAACTCGAAGTCGGCGGGGGTGGGTTCGCCTGTGGGGCGGGCGGCGAGGCGGATTTCGCGGGAGAGGGTCATGACGGTTCCTTCCGGTGCTTCGGGCTTCTTGCGGTGTCGCTCACGGGAACCACCGTGCCGGGTCGCGCGCACGGAACTCTGACGGTCCGCGCACGGGGGCCCGTCAGCGGCCGTGCGGGCCCGATTAACGTGGCCGTATGCGATTCGAGGTGCTTGGCCCGTTGGTGGTGCGCACGCGGGACGGGGCGGCCGCGCCCGCTCCCGAGCCGAAGGTGCGCGCG contains:
- a CDS encoding PLP-dependent aminotransferase family protein; the protein is MGETWATLGVDLHLETGGEASRGGVRKGLTDALREAVRGGRLAPGTRLPSSRSLAVDLGIARNTVADAYADLVAEGWLTARQGSGTRVAERVVAPPVRAATPRRKGGAPTYDLTPGTPDLSAFPRTEWLKAARRALAAAPNDALGYGDPRGRVELREALARYLARARGVRADPDRIVVTAGFVHGLSILGRVLRQRGVREVSVESYGLDVHWNLLHRAGLRTAPLDFDELGTCTAGLGSGRSGGSGAGASKAVLLTPAHQFPMGVPLRPERRAAAVDWARREGGLILEDDYDGEFRYDRQPVGALQGLDPERVVYLGTASKSLAPGLRLGWMVLPSALRDEVLGEKDASGWSCGALDQLTLAEFITSGAYDRQVRAARLRYRRRRDHLVAALAERAPETRATGIAAGLHAVVELPQGTEQSVVQAANWERLAVQGLSRFRHPRAAVRQADALVVGYGTPAEHAWAGALEALCRVLP
- a CDS encoding NADP-dependent oxidoreductase, with protein sequence MTLSREIRLAARPTGEPTPADFELATTEVPGELAEGQILVRNTWMSVDPYMRGRMDDVPSYIPPFQLGAPLEGSALGEVVASNAPAVPVGATVSHFLGWREYAVVDAAAATVVDTSIAPADAYLGPLGTTGLTAYAALTRTAPVREGDVVLISAAAGAVGSVAGQIARELGASRVIGSAGGPAKTKKLLDSFGYDAAIDYRAGGLPEQLAQAAPDGVDVYLDSVGGDHLEAAIGAIRPGGRIALVGAISTYNATGPVPGPNNLFHAAKQEATLRGMLVTSHLDLFPEWIGRAAPLLADGALRTEQTVVDGIERAPEAFLGVLRGANTGKMLVRIGAVTGSHEG
- a CDS encoding glutathionylspermidine synthase family protein, translated to MERRTIDPRPGWQQTVEDQGLVYPLTRYPDDSLRPYWDESAYYVFSLPEVEALEEVVEELHAMCLAAAEHIVAHDRFGDLGITDPRVVDAVAEAWRRKAELPSLYGRFDLRYDGTGPAKMLEYNADTPTSLVEAASPQWFWMEERFPGADQWNSLHERLVDAWKKQAPLLPPGGPLYFAHSAADELGEDLMTVAYLRETAEQAGLAAESISMEDIGWDRLSGRFVDKKLRFMRSCFKLYPWEWLTADRFAPHVLETLDNGGGTGSTLWIEPAWKMLLSNKALLAVLWELYPGHPNLLPAYLDGPRELATTRGYVAKPLLGREGAGVTVHEPGERGAALLPREEPCCYQELAPLPDFDGNRVVLGAWVVEDEAAGLGIRESAGLITDEYARFIPHVIL